One region of Glutamicibacter sp. B1 genomic DNA includes:
- a CDS encoding C40 family peptidase: MTKSHTHGRRRADVPRTNSLEAISQAVSSNAGSVGRQAAVVAAASGLIVALGVPGQASAPRDVSAAPVDTITPERVAVKSVSVAADKDSSVDIERASFTAQEKPKPVVVAVADSIEPTTRSTQSGTSTQSTSSQSSSSDSSDSLAPTTRQNNGSQQTQTTTKTETKTESSVETSSLSGIAATAAKYAGVPYVWGGNTPSGWDCSGFVKYVYAQHGINIARGTSAILGSGQFKRTSNPKPGDLVFQNGGGHVGIYLGNGQMIGAQNPSVGTLVHSVSRNPLYGYYTLAG, from the coding sequence GTGACCAAGAGTCATACCCATGGACGTCGCCGTGCTGACGTTCCACGCACTAACTCGCTAGAAGCGATTTCGCAGGCAGTATCTTCGAACGCAGGTTCGGTAGGACGCCAGGCAGCTGTAGTAGCTGCAGCATCAGGTTTGATCGTTGCTCTGGGTGTACCAGGTCAGGCTTCAGCCCCACGTGATGTTTCGGCCGCTCCGGTTGACACCATCACCCCAGAGCGCGTTGCAGTTAAGTCGGTTAGCGTTGCTGCCGACAAGGACTCTTCCGTAGACATCGAACGCGCAAGCTTTACCGCTCAGGAAAAGCCAAAGCCAGTAGTTGTTGCCGTAGCTGACAGCATCGAGCCAACCACTCGTAGCACCCAGTCGGGCACCTCGACTCAGTCGACCAGCAGCCAGTCGAGCAGCAGCGATTCTTCGGACTCACTTGCTCCAACGACTCGCCAGAACAACGGTAGCCAGCAGACTCAGACTACTACCAAGACTGAGACCAAGACCGAATCCTCGGTTGAGACTTCCAGCCTGTCCGGCATTGCAGCTACCGCTGCAAAGTACGCAGGCGTTCCATACGTTTGGGGCGGCAACACCCCAAGTGGCTGGGATTGCTCCGGCTTCGTCAAGTACGTCTACGCACAACATGGCATCAACATTGCTCGTGGCACCTCGGCCATCCTTGGTTCGGGTCAGTTCAAGCGCACCAGCAACCCTAAGCCAGGCGACTTGGTATTCCAGAACGGTGGCGGCCACGTTGGCATCTACCTAGGCAACGGCCAGATGATCGGTGCTCAGAACCCAAGCGTTGGTACGCTGGTTCACTCCGTATCGCGCAACCCGCTGTACGGTTACTACACCCTAGCTGGCTAA
- a CDS encoding HNH endonuclease gives MRTLVLNAGYEPLAVVTFRRALVMVMADKATIVLQDDDSPVRSSHGQLPRPTVIVLKRYVRRPYRDMLHVTRRGVLRRDAYTCAYCGKSANTIDHVIPRSRGGKNTWENLVAACLHCNSRKADKMLSQLGWQLRITPHRPRMGGHLVSGLQHIDAAWDEFLQAS, from the coding sequence ATGAGAACATTGGTATTAAACGCAGGATACGAGCCCTTAGCCGTCGTGACTTTTCGACGTGCACTGGTGATGGTGATGGCCGATAAAGCGACCATTGTTCTCCAAGATGATGACTCTCCGGTTCGTAGTTCCCATGGACAGTTACCCAGACCAACTGTCATCGTTTTAAAACGTTATGTACGACGCCCCTACCGCGACATGCTTCATGTCACGCGTAGGGGCGTTTTGCGTCGCGACGCTTATACCTGTGCATACTGCGGAAAATCAGCAAACACCATCGATCATGTAATTCCGCGCAGCAGGGGAGGCAAGAACACCTGGGAGAACCTGGTTGCGGCCTGCCTGCACTGCAATAGCCGAAAAGCTGACAAGATGCTCTCACAGCTAGGCTGGCAGCTTCGCATCACCCCACATCGCCCACGGATGGGAGGCCACCTGGTTTCAGGTCTCCAACATATCGACGCGGCTTGGGATGAGTTCCTGCAAGCAAGCTAG
- a CDS encoding NUDIX hydrolase — MKKNLTISAVCLINNQGEILLVRKRGTTKFMQPGGKPEFGESPLQTVIREIHEELGIEFSPEELKFNGEWIGPAANEDETSIHASLFTAHFNGTLEPLAELEELLWIAPVEAMKREDLAPLLREYVLPELIARSQP; from the coding sequence GTGAAGAAAAATTTGACGATATCAGCAGTATGTTTAATCAACAACCAAGGAGAAATCCTCTTGGTGCGAAAGCGTGGGACCACAAAATTCATGCAGCCCGGCGGAAAACCCGAATTCGGGGAATCGCCGTTACAAACTGTTATTCGAGAAATTCACGAGGAACTTGGCATTGAGTTCTCACCCGAAGAGCTGAAGTTCAACGGCGAATGGATCGGTCCTGCCGCCAATGAGGATGAGACATCCATCCATGCTTCCCTATTTACCGCGCACTTTAATGGCACGTTGGAGCCTCTGGCAGAGCTCGAAGAGCTGCTGTGGATCGCACCGGTTGAAGCCATGAAGCGTGAGGATTTGGCACCATTACTTCGTGAATATGTGCTGCCCGAGCTTATCGCTCGTTCACAGCCTTGA
- a CDS encoding ROK family transcriptional regulator produces the protein MRRGTNLGRLGDFNQAVILESIRRAPEGISRVELAGSTGLSPQTISNVVRRLLDDGIVREDRTIVSGPGKPRTVLELEGNRLVSIGIHLDPSVLSFVAMNLRGEVLRERRIELPNLEVATETIQLMATTVKELIAEIRIPKKHIVGVGIAVPGPVNVEDGVVLNPPLLDGWADVELVNPLRKLLRLQVIIEKDTIASAVGELWQSKEEKNNDFVFIYCGHGFGAGLVLNNDVHHGASNNAGEIGHYSTGHKSFTCEDCGADDCLAAGTSYEYISAQAKERGLELPTYEIVGPEQRAEGMNRLYELANEGNKVAKELITETMTMVGEVAGQLANSLDVREVVFGGPQWDKVRELVEGEVREAIERRFALRGVHEIETRTSELGSNVGAIGGACVVMDASLSPKATALLLR, from the coding sequence ATGCGACGGGGTACAAATTTAGGCCGTTTGGGAGACTTCAACCAAGCAGTTATTCTCGAATCAATTCGACGCGCACCTGAAGGCATCAGCCGAGTAGAGCTTGCAGGATCGACCGGTCTGTCTCCGCAGACCATTTCAAATGTCGTTCGACGTTTGTTGGACGATGGGATCGTTCGAGAAGACCGCACGATTGTATCGGGCCCAGGTAAGCCTCGCACCGTTTTGGAGCTTGAAGGCAACCGTCTGGTCTCCATTGGTATCCACCTTGACCCCAGCGTACTGAGCTTCGTCGCAATGAACCTTCGCGGTGAAGTATTGCGCGAACGCCGCATCGAACTTCCTAACTTGGAAGTTGCTACCGAGACCATCCAACTGATGGCCACCACGGTCAAGGAACTCATCGCTGAAATCCGCATTCCAAAGAAGCACATCGTCGGTGTCGGCATTGCGGTACCTGGTCCAGTCAACGTCGAAGATGGCGTAGTTCTGAACCCACCACTGTTGGATGGATGGGCTGATGTTGAACTGGTCAACCCATTGCGCAAGCTATTGCGTTTGCAGGTCATCATCGAAAAGGACACGATTGCTTCAGCCGTTGGGGAGCTGTGGCAGTCCAAGGAAGAGAAGAACAACGACTTCGTCTTCATCTACTGTGGCCATGGCTTTGGCGCAGGTCTTGTCCTGAACAACGACGTACACCACGGCGCCAGCAACAACGCCGGCGAAATTGGACACTACTCCACTGGCCACAAGTCCTTCACCTGTGAAGACTGCGGCGCCGATGACTGCCTGGCAGCAGGTACCTCCTACGAGTACATCTCGGCACAGGCCAAGGAACGCGGACTGGAGCTGCCAACCTACGAAATCGTTGGTCCGGAACAGCGTGCCGAAGGCATGAACCGTCTGTACGAGTTGGCCAACGAAGGCAACAAGGTCGCCAAGGAACTGATCACCGAGACCATGACCATGGTTGGCGAAGTAGCCGGGCAGCTGGCTAACTCGCTGGACGTTCGCGAAGTTGTTTTCGGCGGACCACAGTGGGACAAGGTTCGCGAATTGGTCGAGGGCGAAGTCCGCGAGGCCATCGAACGTCGCTTCGCCCTGCGCGGTGTGCATGAAATTGAGACTCGCACTTCGGAACTTGGCTCGAATGTTGGCGCCATCGGTGGTGCTTGCGTAGTTATGGATGCATCGCTGTCGCCTAAGGCCACCGCGTTGCTGCTGCGCTAA
- the pcrA gene encoding DNA helicase PcrA yields the protein MDFLFDDFAAETTPQVMPSAEDLLQGMNPQQEEAVRYAGGPLLIVAGAGSGKTRVLTHRIAYLLATGRARPHEILAITFTNKAAAEMRERAGELIGEEQAKKMWISTFHSSCVRILRREAATIGLKSNFSIYDSTDSLRLITLVAKSLEIDPKRFTPKAIANKISSLKNELIDDEDYAATINTNDPFSRAVAEVYRGYTLRMRSANALDFDDLIGQVVYMFRAFPRVADNYRRRFRHVLIDEYQDTNHAQYSLIRELTGIEGDTAPGELTVVGDSDQSIYAFRGADIRNIIEFEKDYPNAATIKLEQNYRSTQTILSAANEVIKRNPDRNDKRLWTASGDGELITGYAGESESDEARWIAEEILRLNDEHDVRPGDVAIFYRTNAQSRALEEQLMRVDLKYRVVGGTRFYDRKEIKDALAYLRVLVNPEDDINVRRILNEPKRGIGDRAEGAVAALADRERISFMEALRRSDEAPGLGTRGIKMTAAFVSLIDDLQTVAEGSGPAEALEAVLEQTGYLENLRLSTDPQDESRVENLAELVAVVRDFVTEDPDGGLAGFLERVALVADADQIPEAPSDDEGAAMAAQEGMVTLMTLHTAKGLEFPVVFLTGMEHGVFPHQRSMTDDKELAEERRLAYVGLTRARERLYLTRAEQRSLWGQAQYNPASQFLEEIPGQLIDWKREGSGSSGFGFGNSAVNFATSRYERGSHWGAGTSSSTPQRGLNAAPVSKQRVVQNKDITIPKVGQTVKHSAFGLGTVIALEGAGDKTVAKVQFPDSEKRLLLRYAPLEIVE from the coding sequence ATGGATTTTCTTTTTGATGATTTTGCCGCCGAAACTACACCACAGGTCATGCCAAGCGCAGAGGATTTGCTGCAGGGGATGAACCCGCAGCAGGAGGAAGCTGTTCGCTATGCCGGCGGACCCTTGCTGATTGTGGCGGGCGCCGGATCAGGAAAAACTCGTGTCCTGACACATCGCATTGCATATCTGTTGGCTACAGGGCGTGCACGTCCACACGAGATCCTTGCCATTACCTTCACCAACAAGGCTGCAGCAGAAATGCGTGAGCGTGCCGGCGAACTGATCGGTGAAGAGCAAGCCAAAAAAATGTGGATCTCCACCTTCCACTCTTCGTGCGTTCGAATCCTGCGTCGCGAGGCTGCGACCATTGGGCTCAAATCGAACTTCTCCATCTATGATTCAACCGATTCACTACGGTTGATTACCTTGGTCGCGAAGTCCTTGGAGATTGATCCTAAGCGATTCACACCCAAGGCCATCGCGAACAAAATCTCTTCGCTGAAGAACGAACTCATCGATGATGAGGACTATGCAGCGACGATCAACACCAACGACCCATTTTCTCGGGCTGTTGCCGAGGTCTACCGCGGATACACCCTAAGGATGCGTTCGGCCAATGCCTTGGACTTTGACGATCTGATCGGTCAGGTTGTCTACATGTTCCGCGCATTCCCACGCGTTGCCGATAATTACCGCCGTCGTTTCCGTCATGTGCTGATTGACGAGTATCAGGATACTAACCACGCTCAGTACTCATTGATTCGTGAGCTGACCGGAATCGAGGGAGACACCGCTCCTGGTGAACTCACCGTGGTGGGTGACTCTGACCAGTCAATTTACGCATTCCGTGGCGCGGATATTCGTAACATCATTGAATTCGAAAAAGACTATCCCAACGCCGCAACGATCAAACTTGAGCAGAACTATCGTTCGACTCAGACGATCCTTTCTGCAGCCAACGAAGTTATCAAACGCAATCCTGACCGCAATGACAAGCGACTATGGACGGCAAGCGGCGACGGTGAACTCATCACCGGGTACGCCGGTGAATCGGAATCCGACGAGGCACGATGGATTGCCGAAGAGATCCTGCGACTGAACGACGAACATGATGTCCGTCCCGGCGATGTAGCAATCTTCTATCGCACTAACGCTCAATCGCGTGCACTAGAAGAACAGCTGATGCGCGTCGACCTAAAATACCGCGTGGTGGGTGGCACTAGGTTCTACGACCGCAAGGAAATCAAGGACGCCTTGGCATACCTCCGCGTGCTGGTGAACCCTGAGGATGACATCAACGTCCGGCGAATCCTCAACGAGCCGAAGCGCGGCATCGGCGACCGCGCCGAGGGAGCTGTTGCAGCACTGGCTGACCGCGAACGTATTTCCTTCATGGAGGCCCTGCGACGGTCCGATGAGGCCCCAGGTCTGGGTACCCGCGGTATCAAGATGACTGCTGCTTTTGTTTCGTTGATCGATGACCTGCAAACGGTCGCCGAAGGCTCGGGACCGGCTGAAGCACTCGAAGCAGTACTTGAACAGACTGGTTACCTGGAGAACCTGCGACTGTCGACGGATCCGCAGGATGAATCTCGGGTCGAGAACCTGGCCGAGTTGGTTGCTGTGGTCCGGGACTTTGTCACTGAGGATCCCGACGGTGGACTCGCCGGCTTCTTGGAGCGAGTTGCGCTGGTGGCTGACGCCGATCAGATTCCTGAAGCGCCCAGCGACGACGAAGGGGCAGCCATGGCAGCCCAAGAAGGCATGGTCACGTTGATGACCTTGCATACAGCTAAGGGGCTGGAATTTCCCGTCGTCTTCCTTACCGGTATGGAACACGGTGTCTTCCCACACCAGCGTTCCATGACCGATGACAAGGAGCTAGCTGAAGAACGACGCCTGGCATATGTTGGTTTGACCCGTGCACGTGAGCGCTTGTACCTGACGCGAGCCGAACAGCGCAGCCTGTGGGGCCAAGCCCAATACAACCCGGCGAGCCAGTTCTTGGAAGAGATTCCCGGGCAGCTCATTGACTGGAAACGCGAAGGTTCTGGCTCTTCGGGCTTCGGATTTGGTAACTCTGCGGTGAATTTCGCCACGAGCAGATATGAGCGTGGAAGCCATTGGGGCGCGGGAACTTCAAGCAGTACGCCGCAACGTGGACTGAACGCCGCACCGGTTTCTAAACAGCGTGTGGTGCAGAACAAGGACATTACCATTCCAAAGGTTGGCCAAACGGTCAAGCATTCGGCCTTTGGCTTGGGAACTGTTATTGCTCTGGAAGGCGCCGGCGACAAGACCGTGGCCAAGGTGCAGTTCCCAGATTCTGAAAAGCGGTTATTGCTCAGATATGCACCGCTTGAGATCGTGGAATAG
- the sucC gene encoding ADP-forming succinate--CoA ligase subunit beta gives MDLYEYQARDLFEAHGVPVLAGIVAYTPEEAKAAAEKIGGVVVVKAQVKVGGRGKAGGVKVAKTADEAFEHASAIIGMDIKGHTVNKVMIAQGADIAEEFYFSVLLDRANRNYLAMCSVEGGMEIEVLAVERPEALAKVAVDPIVGIDAAKAAEIVEAANFPEELRAKVAETIQKLWVVFKEEDATLVEVNPLVKTGAGDIVALDGKVSLDDNASEVRHPAHEELEDKGAADPLESKAKDLGLNYVKLDGEIGIIGNGAGLVMSTLDVVAYAGENHGDVKPANFLDIGGGASAEVMANGLDVILNDPQVKSVFVNVFGGITACDAVANGIVGALNTLGDAANKPLVVRLDGNNVEEGRAILAQANHPLVTLAATMDEGADKAAELANAAK, from the coding sequence GTGGACCTGTATGAGTACCAGGCGCGCGATCTATTCGAGGCACACGGCGTTCCCGTGCTTGCCGGTATCGTCGCTTACACCCCGGAAGAAGCCAAGGCCGCAGCTGAGAAGATCGGCGGCGTAGTTGTAGTAAAGGCACAGGTCAAGGTCGGTGGCCGTGGTAAGGCTGGCGGCGTAAAGGTCGCTAAGACCGCTGATGAGGCATTTGAGCACGCATCGGCCATTATCGGTATGGACATCAAGGGCCACACCGTGAACAAGGTCATGATCGCTCAGGGCGCCGACATCGCTGAGGAGTTCTACTTCTCGGTACTGCTGGACCGTGCAAACCGTAACTACCTGGCCATGTGCTCGGTAGAAGGTGGCATGGAGATCGAGGTGCTCGCAGTTGAGCGCCCAGAGGCTCTGGCTAAGGTCGCTGTAGACCCAATCGTCGGCATTGACGCCGCGAAGGCCGCCGAAATCGTTGAGGCAGCAAACTTCCCAGAAGAACTGCGTGCCAAGGTAGCAGAAACCATCCAGAAGCTCTGGGTTGTTTTCAAGGAAGAAGACGCAACCCTCGTTGAGGTCAACCCACTGGTGAAGACCGGCGCCGGCGACATCGTCGCACTGGACGGCAAGGTTTCCCTGGATGACAACGCTTCTGAGGTTCGCCACCCAGCTCACGAAGAGCTGGAAGACAAGGGCGCAGCCGATCCACTGGAATCCAAGGCTAAGGACCTGGGCCTGAACTACGTCAAGCTGGACGGCGAAATCGGCATCATCGGTAACGGTGCTGGCCTGGTTATGTCCACCCTGGACGTTGTTGCCTACGCTGGCGAGAACCACGGCGACGTGAAGCCAGCTAACTTCCTTGACATCGGTGGTGGCGCTTCGGCTGAGGTCATGGCTAACGGCCTTGACGTCATCCTGAACGACCCACAGGTCAAGTCGGTCTTCGTCAACGTCTTCGGTGGTATCACCGCATGTGACGCTGTCGCAAACGGCATCGTTGGCGCGCTGAACACCCTGGGTGACGCAGCGAACAAGCCACTGGTTGTCCGCCTGGACGGCAACAACGTTGAAGAGGGTCGTGCCATCTTGGCCCAGGCCAACCACCCGTTGGTCACCCTGGCAGCAACCATGGATGAGGGCGCCGACAAGGCCGCCGAGCTCGCCAACGCAGCGAAGTAA
- the sucD gene encoding succinate--CoA ligase subunit alpha, which produces MSIYLNKDSKVIVQGITGGEGTKHTALMLKAGTNIVGGVNARKAGTTVTHGDQDIKVFGTVAEAKAETGADVSIVFVPPKFTKDAVVEAIEAEIGLVVVITEGVPVQDSAEFWALAQSKVDADGNQITRIIGPNCPGIITPGEALVGITPNNITGKGPIGLVSKSGTLTYQMMYELRDLGFSTAIGIGGDPVIGTTHIDALAAFEADPETKAIVMIGEIGGDAEERAAEFIKANVTKPVVGYVAGFTAPEGKTMGHAGAIVSGSAGTAQAKKEALEAAGVKVGKTPSETAVLLREVFAAL; this is translated from the coding sequence ATGAGCATTTACCTGAACAAGGACTCCAAGGTCATCGTCCAGGGCATCACCGGCGGCGAAGGCACCAAGCACACCGCCCTGATGCTCAAGGCTGGCACCAACATTGTTGGCGGCGTCAACGCCCGCAAGGCTGGCACCACCGTCACCCACGGCGACCAGGACATCAAGGTATTCGGCACCGTAGCTGAAGCTAAGGCCGAGACCGGCGCTGACGTATCCATCGTCTTCGTGCCACCAAAGTTCACCAAGGACGCAGTCGTTGAAGCTATCGAGGCTGAAATCGGTCTTGTCGTAGTGATCACCGAAGGTGTTCCAGTACAGGACTCCGCTGAGTTCTGGGCTCTGGCACAGTCGAAGGTTGACGCCGACGGCAACCAGATCACCCGCATCATCGGCCCTAACTGCCCAGGTATCATCACCCCAGGTGAAGCACTGGTCGGCATTACCCCGAACAACATCACCGGCAAGGGCCCAATCGGCTTGGTTTCCAAGTCCGGTACCTTGACCTACCAGATGATGTACGAACTGCGCGATCTGGGCTTCTCCACCGCCATCGGCATCGGCGGTGACCCAGTCATCGGTACCACCCACATCGACGCACTGGCTGCTTTCGAAGCTGACCCAGAGACCAAGGCCATCGTCATGATCGGTGAAATCGGTGGCGACGCTGAAGAGCGCGCAGCTGAATTCATCAAGGCCAACGTTACCAAGCCAGTTGTTGGCTACGTGGCTGGCTTCACCGCTCCTGAGGGTAAGACCATGGGCCACGCAGGCGCCATCGTTTCCGGCTCGGCCGGCACCGCCCAGGCCAAGAAGGAAGCACTGGAAGCAGCTGGCGTGAAGGTCGGCAAGACTCCATCGGAGACCGCAGTACTGCTGCGCGAAGTCTTCGCTGCTCTCTAA
- a CDS encoding MFS transporter: protein MEAANPRKQRFFRKRRLKVEDVTVVDDSMLKKAIGGTVVGNLMEWYDVGVYGYLAVIIGKLFMPDTVDPAIQTLFSLGVFAVTFVARPMGGVILGQLGDRVGRQKILVFTLLMMALATFGIGILPDYSVWGVAAPILLVVLKLIQGFSTGGEYAGATTFITEYAPDKRRGFYASLLDLGSYMGFALGAAFVSILQLTLTEDVMEGFAWRIPFLVALPLGVIALWFRSKIEDTPAFKEAQEAAHKASDEAKNSADAPKGVIALVKAYWRELLTGFILVSAANTAGYALTSYMPTYLTETLHYDPVHGNLLTLPILVGMSLCIPLTGKLSDSIGRRKVLFVGSVSAIVLAIPAFLFMMHGAIWSTLVGLALLAFPVTFYVANLASSLPALFPTASRYGGMGISYNFAVAIFGGFAPFIMQALVTMTSSSLAPAFWVMGTSIAGFIAICFLKESARKPLPGSLPSVATEEEAIELVKTQEENPDLDVEELFEQVPALEESYQQELGDQGKSGKDMTPQA, encoded by the coding sequence ATGGAAGCAGCTAATCCGCGTAAGCAAAGGTTTTTTAGAAAGCGTCGACTGAAAGTAGAAGACGTCACCGTCGTTGACGACTCAATGCTTAAGAAGGCCATCGGGGGAACCGTAGTCGGTAACCTCATGGAATGGTACGACGTAGGTGTCTATGGCTACCTAGCCGTCATTATCGGCAAACTGTTCATGCCAGACACCGTTGATCCAGCAATTCAGACTTTATTCAGCCTCGGTGTTTTCGCCGTGACCTTCGTTGCCCGTCCGATGGGTGGCGTGATCCTTGGTCAGCTCGGTGACCGCGTCGGCCGACAGAAAATCCTCGTCTTTACCCTGCTGATGATGGCTCTGGCCACCTTCGGTATCGGTATTCTTCCGGATTACTCGGTATGGGGCGTAGCAGCACCAATTCTGCTCGTAGTTTTGAAGCTGATTCAGGGCTTCTCCACCGGCGGTGAGTACGCCGGTGCTACTACGTTCATTACCGAGTACGCTCCGGACAAGCGACGCGGTTTCTACGCCTCGTTGCTGGACTTGGGCTCGTACATGGGCTTTGCCTTGGGTGCGGCTTTCGTATCCATCTTGCAGCTGACCTTGACCGAAGACGTCATGGAAGGCTTCGCATGGCGTATTCCATTCCTGGTGGCCCTGCCATTGGGTGTTATCGCACTGTGGTTCCGTTCAAAGATTGAAGATACGCCGGCCTTCAAGGAAGCTCAGGAAGCTGCCCACAAGGCCAGCGATGAAGCTAAGAACTCGGCTGATGCCCCTAAGGGTGTCATCGCCTTGGTCAAGGCCTACTGGCGTGAACTGCTGACCGGCTTCATTCTGGTCTCGGCGGCGAATACCGCTGGCTATGCTCTGACCAGTTACATGCCGACGTACCTGACCGAGACCCTGCATTACGATCCGGTCCACGGTAACCTGCTGACGCTGCCGATCCTGGTGGGTATGTCTTTGTGCATCCCGCTGACCGGTAAGCTCTCAGATAGCATTGGCCGCCGTAAGGTACTGTTTGTTGGTTCGGTCTCGGCTATCGTTCTGGCAATTCCTGCATTCTTGTTCATGATGCACGGAGCAATCTGGTCCACCTTGGTTGGTTTGGCGCTGTTGGCGTTCCCAGTGACTTTCTACGTGGCCAACCTTGCCTCTTCGCTTCCTGCGTTGTTCCCTACCGCGTCACGTTATGGTGGCATGGGTATTTCCTATAACTTCGCCGTAGCCATCTTTGGTGGCTTCGCACCGTTCATTATGCAGGCACTGGTGACCATGACCTCCTCGTCACTGGCTCCAGCATTCTGGGTGATGGGTACGTCGATTGCTGGTTTCATCGCGATCTGCTTCTTGAAGGAATCGGCACGTAAGCCATTGCCAGGTTCCCTGCCATCGGTTGCTACCGAGGAGGAAGCCATCGAGCTGGTCAAGACTCAGGAAGAGAACCCCGACCTTGATGTGGAAGAGCTCTTCGAGCAGGTTCCTGCTCTTGAGGAGAGCTACCAGCAGGAGCTAGGCGATCAGGGCAAGTCCGGTAAGGATATGACCCCGCAGGCCTAA